Proteins from a genomic interval of Vreelandella profundi:
- the tsaE gene encoding tRNA (adenosine(37)-N6)-threonylcarbamoyltransferase complex ATPase subunit type 1 TsaE, producing MQVQLDNEDAQVTFGEALGHALQGRGLVYLEGELGAGKTTLSRGILRAYGYQGAVKSPTYTLVEPYEIGPQRVYHLDLYRLSDPEELEFIGGRDVLADAALSIVEWPSRGEGWLPAPDLRLMLEVAAHGRLASLTACSDKGRLVLALLQRQVDEGSQVRSDQLESGVIQWK from the coding sequence ATGCAGGTGCAATTAGATAATGAAGATGCCCAGGTAACCTTTGGTGAGGCGCTAGGGCATGCTTTGCAAGGCCGCGGGCTGGTATATCTTGAAGGTGAGTTAGGCGCCGGTAAAACAACGCTCTCGCGCGGCATTCTGCGTGCCTATGGTTATCAGGGGGCTGTGAAAAGCCCTACCTATACGCTGGTAGAGCCTTACGAGATTGGACCTCAGCGGGTGTATCATCTGGATTTGTATCGACTGTCTGATCCAGAAGAGCTTGAGTTTATCGGTGGTCGCGATGTGCTGGCCGACGCTGCCCTTAGTATTGTTGAGTGGCCCAGTCGTGGCGAGGGTTGGTTGCCTGCACCTGATCTTCGCTTAATGCTAGAGGTGGCTGCTCACGGGCGTTTGGCCTCATTAACGGCGTGCAGTGATAAGGGTAGGCTTGTGCTGGCATTATTACAGCGCCAAGTGGATGAAGGAAGTCAGGTTCGTTCCGACCAGCTGGAGAGTGGTGTGATTCAATGGAAATGA
- the mutL gene encoding DNA mismatch repair endonuclease MutL, which produces MTATASRIHVLDPRLANQIAAGEVVERPASVTKELIENAIDAGSQRIDVDIEQGGTRLIKVRDDGIGIGEQDLPLALARHATSKIGSLEDLEGVSSLGFRGEALASISSVSRLELISNAEDDPRHGWRVVAEGRGMEARVTPAPHPRGTSVGVRDLFFNTPARRKFLRTEKTEFAHVEEAFRRQALSRYDITWVLRHNQKVIHQLPSGHSVAARERRIASLLGKNFIEHARYIEREAGGLRLSGWVGLPTHSRSQADQQYFFVNGRVVRDRLVAHAVRQAYRDVLFNGRHPVFVLYLELDPDVVDVNVHPTKHEVRFRDGRMVHDFLYSSLHHSLASSKPSADHDADGDEVNESDDGHSQEGVAENAEQPRWQQQGIALTHSPDRHPGAERVRRFMQGYQALHPNHEETLLTPQTSDSNELGGSAMSNSHGANQVREAPLAMPDDDPTAPPPLGFALGQLHGIYILAQNAQGLVLVDMHAAHERIVYERMKTQLAAAKGLDAQPLLVPVSIAASGTEVATAESEQAAIAKLGIELDIAGPETLLVRQMPALLAQADPEALVRQMLEELARYGRTHQVEARLHELLSTMACHGSVRANRRLTLDEMNGLLRDMERTERSDQCNHGRPTWTQMGLKALDRLFLRGQ; this is translated from the coding sequence ATGACCGCTACCGCATCGCGTATTCATGTGCTCGACCCGCGCTTGGCCAACCAGATTGCGGCCGGCGAGGTCGTTGAGCGCCCTGCATCGGTAACCAAAGAGCTGATAGAAAACGCCATTGATGCCGGCAGCCAGCGTATCGATGTCGATATTGAGCAGGGCGGTACGCGGCTCATCAAGGTGCGTGATGATGGTATCGGCATCGGTGAGCAGGACTTGCCGCTGGCCTTGGCGCGCCACGCAACCAGTAAAATTGGTAGCCTGGAAGACCTGGAGGGCGTTAGTTCGCTAGGTTTTCGGGGTGAGGCGCTGGCGTCTATCAGTTCAGTTTCACGCTTAGAGCTGATCTCTAACGCTGAAGATGACCCTCGCCATGGCTGGCGAGTGGTGGCAGAGGGGCGTGGAATGGAGGCCAGGGTCACGCCAGCGCCGCACCCCCGAGGCACCAGTGTTGGCGTGCGCGATTTGTTTTTTAACACGCCGGCTAGGCGTAAATTCTTACGTACCGAAAAGACAGAATTTGCTCACGTGGAAGAAGCGTTTCGCCGTCAGGCGCTGTCGCGTTATGACATCACGTGGGTGCTGCGGCACAATCAAAAGGTCATTCATCAGCTGCCTTCCGGGCACTCTGTCGCAGCCCGAGAGCGTCGAATTGCCTCGCTGCTCGGTAAGAATTTTATTGAGCATGCTCGCTACATTGAACGCGAGGCGGGCGGCCTGCGGTTAAGTGGCTGGGTAGGTCTGCCTACTCATTCGCGCTCGCAGGCCGATCAGCAGTATTTTTTTGTGAATGGACGTGTGGTTCGCGATCGGCTCGTCGCCCATGCGGTGCGCCAAGCTTACCGTGATGTGCTGTTTAATGGCCGTCATCCGGTGTTTGTGCTCTATCTTGAACTTGATCCTGACGTTGTCGATGTCAACGTTCATCCGACCAAGCACGAAGTACGCTTCCGTGATGGCCGCATGGTGCACGACTTTCTGTATTCGAGTCTGCACCACAGTCTGGCGTCCTCTAAGCCCTCAGCTGATCATGATGCCGACGGCGATGAGGTAAACGAGAGCGACGACGGTCATTCACAAGAGGGTGTAGCAGAAAATGCCGAGCAGCCGCGCTGGCAGCAGCAGGGGATTGCACTGACTCACTCGCCGGATCGCCACCCGGGCGCTGAGCGCGTGCGCCGCTTCATGCAGGGCTATCAGGCGCTTCATCCCAATCATGAAGAAACCCTGTTGACCCCGCAGACTAGCGATTCAAATGAGCTAGGCGGCAGCGCGATGAGCAACAGCCATGGCGCCAACCAAGTGCGCGAAGCGCCGCTGGCAATGCCGGATGACGACCCGACCGCGCCGCCGCCGCTGGGGTTTGCGCTAGGCCAGTTACACGGTATTTATATTTTGGCGCAGAACGCGCAGGGGCTCGTGTTGGTGGATATGCACGCTGCTCATGAGCGCATTGTTTACGAGCGTATGAAAACCCAGCTTGCAGCCGCGAAAGGCTTAGATGCTCAGCCGCTGCTGGTGCCTGTTTCTATTGCCGCTAGCGGGACGGAGGTGGCGACGGCCGAGAGCGAGCAGGCGGCCATTGCCAAGCTGGGTATTGAGCTTGATATTGCCGGGCCAGAGACATTGCTGGTTCGCCAGATGCCAGCGCTACTGGCGCAGGCCGATCCTGAAGCGCTAGTGCGCCAGATGCTTGAGGAACTCGCCCGCTATGGCCGTACTCACCAGGTTGAAGCGCGGCTGCATGAGCTGCTCTCCACGATGGCCTGCCATGGTAGCGTGCGCGCCAATCGGCGGCTTACCCTTGATGAGATGAATGGGTTGCTGCGCGATATGGAGCGCACCGAGCGCAGCGACCAGTGTAATCACGGTCGCCCCACCTGGACGCAAATGGGCTTAAAGGCGCTTGATCGTTTGTTTTTACGTGGGCAGTAG
- a CDS encoding N-acetylmuramoyl-L-alanine amidase, with amino-acid sequence MEMKGAVARACRLLATGLFTLVAVNVQAATVDSIRLWAAPDHARLVFDLSAAANANVFSLENPARLVIDLDDTQMDTDPSTLPLHDSAITSVRSGLRDGGGLRVVLELNREVEPRHFALTPNDQYGHRLVVDLEYPGESAVENPIDPIEAMIRDQEIQSQLAIAQQQVPGSPQVSAPAEPIEVQEAKPHPRRDIIIAVDAGHGGEDPGAIGPSGTREKDVVLEIARRLAAEVNSTEGFKAVLTRDGDYYIGLRQRTALAREQKADFFVSIHADAFTSPRPQGSSVYALSQRGATSETAQWLADSENRSDLIGGVDGSLSLRDKDQVLRGVLLDLTMTATLNDSLSIGGQVLEQLGRINQLHKPRVEQAGFMVLKSPDIPSLLIEVGFISNPDEERRLRDPVHQTGLSRAIFGGLREHFVRYPPPASLLSWQRDNQRRPSGNEYRIQSGDTLSAIAIRHGVPVNQLRQANDLNGDVIRVGQVLQIPSS; translated from the coding sequence ATGGAAATGAAAGGCGCAGTAGCACGCGCATGCCGGCTGCTGGCCACGGGTCTTTTTACCTTAGTGGCGGTCAATGTTCAGGCGGCGACTGTGGACAGTATACGTTTATGGGCGGCGCCTGATCATGCGCGCCTGGTGTTCGATTTGTCGGCTGCCGCAAATGCCAACGTCTTCTCGTTGGAAAATCCCGCGCGGTTAGTGATCGATTTAGACGATACGCAGATGGATACTGACCCCAGCACGCTGCCGCTTCACGACAGTGCCATCACGTCGGTGCGTTCAGGGTTGCGTGACGGTGGTGGCTTGCGGGTAGTGCTTGAGCTTAATCGCGAGGTAGAGCCGCGCCACTTCGCCCTAACGCCGAACGACCAATACGGGCATCGTCTGGTCGTTGATCTTGAGTATCCCGGCGAGAGTGCCGTTGAAAATCCCATTGATCCCATTGAGGCAATGATTCGGGATCAGGAAATTCAGTCGCAGCTTGCCATTGCTCAACAGCAGGTGCCGGGCAGTCCGCAGGTGTCTGCACCCGCCGAGCCAATAGAAGTGCAGGAAGCTAAGCCGCATCCGCGTCGAGATATTATTATTGCCGTTGATGCCGGACACGGCGGCGAAGACCCGGGCGCGATTGGCCCTTCAGGTACCCGCGAAAAAGACGTCGTGCTTGAAATTGCCCGACGTTTAGCCGCTGAGGTGAACAGCACCGAAGGGTTCAAGGCGGTGCTGACGCGCGACGGTGATTACTACATTGGCTTGCGTCAACGTACGGCGCTGGCCCGCGAACAAAAAGCCGATTTCTTTGTTTCAATTCATGCCGATGCCTTCACCAGTCCGCGCCCTCAGGGCAGCTCGGTGTATGCGCTTTCTCAACGCGGGGCAACCTCGGAAACCGCGCAGTGGCTGGCCGATAGCGAAAACCGCTCTGATCTTATTGGCGGTGTCGATGGCAGCCTTTCGCTGCGTGATAAGGATCAAGTGCTGCGCGGCGTGCTGTTAGATTTGACTATGACGGCCACGTTGAACGATTCGTTATCCATCGGCGGGCAGGTGTTAGAGCAGCTTGGGCGGATCAATCAGCTGCATAAACCGCGCGTCGAGCAGGCCGGGTTTATGGTGCTTAAATCGCCTGATATTCCGTCGCTACTGATTGAAGTTGGCTTTATCTCCAATCCTGATGAAGAGCGTCGCTTACGCGACCCGGTGCATCAAACGGGGCTGTCGCGGGCTATTTTTGGCGGTCTGCGCGAGCATTTTGTTCGCTATCCGCCGCCCGCCAGTTTGCTTTCTTGGCAGCGTGATAACCAGCGCCGGCCGTCAGGTAACGAGTACCGCATTCAGTCAGGCGATACGCTGTCGGCGATTGCCATCCGCCACGGCGTGCCAGTGAACCAGCTTCGCCAGGCCAATGACTTAAACGGTGACGTTATTCGCGTTGGCCAAGTGCTACAAATTCCCAGCTCATGA
- a CDS encoding NAD(P)H-hydrate dehydratase → MLRPLYKAAQVRELDRRTIAGGIDGFALMQRAASSAWHCFRSRWPQARSLTVICGHGNNGGDGHVLAALGMQSGLKVQRITLKPLDELTGSAARAAELATSAGVGCEEWHAGIALTGEVIIDALLGTGFNGAVEGRFKRVIEMINAADRPVLAIDIPSGLVADTGAIPGVAVNAACTVTFIGDKVGLHTGDAPACTGEIDFRSLGVKAQAYFDIPPAAWRLDESLLAGAFTPRLRTSHKGTMGHVLVMGGAPGFGGAALLACQAAARMGAGKVSLATAPEHITASLVRCPEVMAHGVRGGAEAGELPRHADVVVVGPGLGQAAWGQAVLQSALQSDAPLVVDADALNLLARQWPDVQRDNWILTPHPGEAARLLGCTIADIQADRPAAVQALQRARGGVVILKGAGSLIAGPGGLVVCPYGNPGMASGGMGDVLSGMLGALIAQRGEVEFCAWLGTMVHALAADRAAEQEGERGLLASDLASYARKLINP, encoded by the coding sequence ATGCTACGCCCTCTGTATAAAGCCGCCCAGGTGCGCGAGCTTGACCGACGCACGATTGCCGGTGGTATTGATGGCTTTGCATTAATGCAGCGCGCTGCATCCAGCGCTTGGCATTGTTTCCGCTCACGCTGGCCGCAGGCGCGCAGTTTAACGGTGATATGTGGCCATGGTAATAACGGCGGCGATGGTCACGTGCTCGCGGCGCTGGGGATGCAGTCTGGTCTTAAGGTTCAGCGGATTACGCTTAAGCCTCTTGATGAGCTAACCGGTAGCGCGGCCCGCGCCGCAGAGCTGGCAACCTCGGCAGGCGTTGGCTGCGAAGAGTGGCATGCGGGCATTGCGTTAACGGGCGAGGTGATTATTGATGCGCTGCTGGGCACCGGTTTTAATGGTGCAGTAGAAGGGCGCTTCAAGCGTGTCATTGAAATGATCAATGCCGCTGATCGACCGGTACTGGCGATTGATATCCCCTCTGGGCTGGTAGCCGATACCGGTGCCATCCCCGGTGTAGCGGTTAACGCTGCCTGCACGGTGACTTTTATTGGCGATAAAGTCGGTTTGCACACGGGCGATGCGCCGGCCTGCACCGGCGAGATCGATTTTCGCTCCCTGGGCGTTAAAGCCCAGGCGTATTTTGATATTCCCCCCGCCGCCTGGCGACTGGATGAGTCGCTGTTGGCGGGCGCTTTTACACCGCGCCTGCGCACTAGCCATAAAGGCACAATGGGTCATGTGCTGGTGATGGGGGGCGCGCCTGGATTTGGCGGGGCCGCTTTATTGGCGTGCCAGGCGGCTGCGCGCATGGGCGCGGGAAAAGTAAGTTTGGCAACGGCGCCTGAACATATCACTGCCAGCTTAGTGCGCTGCCCCGAGGTGATGGCGCATGGGGTGCGCGGTGGCGCTGAGGCAGGCGAATTGCCACGCCATGCCGATGTTGTCGTTGTGGGGCCGGGGCTTGGCCAGGCGGCCTGGGGGCAGGCCGTGCTGCAAAGTGCGTTGCAATCGGACGCGCCGCTGGTCGTTGATGCCGATGCTTTGAATCTTTTGGCGCGCCAGTGGCCTGATGTTCAACGGGATAACTGGATTTTGACGCCGCATCCTGGCGAAGCCGCAAGGCTGCTGGGGTGTACGATCGCCGATATTCAGGCCGATCGACCTGCTGCCGTTCAAGCACTGCAGCGAGCACGCGGCGGCGTGGTGATATTAAAAGGCGCAGGCAGCTTAATCGCCGGCCCTGGCGGCTTGGTCGTTTGCCCGTATGGCAACCCAGGCATGGCCAGCGGAGGAATGGGCGACGTGCTGAGCGGCATGCTGGGAGCGTTGATCGCCCAGCGCGGTGAGGTTGAGTTCTGCGCTTGGCTTGGCACGATGGTGCATGCGTTAGCAGCTGACCGTGCGGCTGAGCAAGAAGGCGAGCGTGGCCTGCTGGCCAGTGATCTGGCATCCTATGCGCGAAAATTGATTAATCCTTGA
- the hflC gene encoding protease modulator HflC — protein sequence MINNRSLLVVGVLAAVAWLASNTLYVVDETERAVKLRFGEVVEENIQPGLHAKVPIAQTIRKFDTRLLTLDTDTSRYLTLEQKAVIVDSYVKWQVINPTRYYEATAGDEMMAVRLIQPRVDESLRNEFGRLNLQEIIAERRDDLMVGPTAELDELMREELGVAIRDIRIKRIDLPEDVSAAVFERMRSEREREAREWRAQGQEEAERIRANADRRRQVLLAQANERSETLRGEGDAQAAAIFSEAYGQDQEFFSFWRSLDAYRASFSGDGNLMVLEPNSDFFRYLRSADPESGEDTGE from the coding sequence ATGATTAATAATCGATCCTTACTAGTGGTTGGTGTTTTAGCCGCAGTCGCATGGCTTGCGAGCAACACTCTGTACGTCGTTGACGAAACCGAGCGCGCTGTTAAATTGCGTTTTGGTGAAGTCGTTGAAGAAAATATTCAGCCTGGTTTGCACGCAAAAGTGCCCATTGCCCAGACGATCCGTAAGTTTGATACTCGCTTACTGACACTGGATACTGATACCAGCCGCTATCTGACGCTTGAGCAGAAAGCGGTCATCGTAGATTCCTACGTGAAATGGCAGGTCATTAACCCCACTCGTTACTACGAAGCAACGGCTGGCGATGAAATGATGGCCGTTCGCTTGATTCAGCCGCGCGTTGACGAAAGCCTGCGTAACGAGTTTGGCCGTCTTAATCTCCAAGAAATTATCGCTGAGCGTCGCGATGACCTGATGGTTGGGCCAACCGCTGAGCTTGATGAGCTGATGCGCGAAGAGCTAGGCGTGGCCATCCGGGATATTCGTATTAAGCGAATCGACTTGCCCGAAGACGTTTCCGCTGCAGTTTTCGAGCGTATGCGTTCTGAGCGTGAGCGTGAAGCTCGCGAGTGGCGCGCTCAGGGTCAAGAAGAGGCGGAGCGTATTCGCGCTAACGCGGATCGTCGCCGTCAGGTATTGCTTGCCCAGGCTAACGAACGTTCTGAAACGTTACGTGGTGAGGGTGATGCGCAGGCCGCTGCGATCTTCTCCGAAGCCTATGGCCAAGATCAGGAGTTCTTTTCTTTCTGGCGCAGCCTGGATGCCTATCGCGCAAGCTTCTCTGGCGATGGCAATTTGATGGTTTTAGAGCCTAATAGCGATTTCTTCCGCTACTTGCGTAGCGCTGATCCAGAAAGTGGTGAAGACACAGGCGAATAA
- the miaA gene encoding tRNA (adenosine(37)-N6)-dimethylallyltransferase MiaA, producing the protein MADTRPWAIFLMGPTAAGKTDAAMALHERLGHELISVDSAMVYRGMDVGSAKPSAAELARAPHRLIDIRDPAEPYSAADFREDAQAHMRQISAAGKVPLLVGGTMLYFKQLMEGVANLPSADSAIRQQLEDQCQAEGLLVLHKRLAQVDALSAERIHPNDPQRIMRALEVYYVSGRPMSELWAEQQPETFPWRVLSIALAPNDRSFLHRRIEQRFELMLGEGLINEVAALKKRNDLHSGLPAMKSVGYRQVWEYLDGEYDYATLVERGVIATRQLAKRQLTWLRSWPELTWVDSQRDDVFDNVLKIVRESGA; encoded by the coding sequence ATGGCTGATACGCGCCCCTGGGCGATTTTTTTGATGGGCCCTACGGCTGCGGGTAAAACCGACGCCGCTATGGCGTTACACGAGCGCTTGGGGCACGAGCTGATTAGCGTTGATTCAGCCATGGTTTACCGCGGCATGGATGTTGGCAGCGCAAAGCCTAGTGCTGCAGAGCTTGCCCGCGCGCCGCATCGCTTGATTGATATTCGTGACCCTGCGGAGCCTTATTCAGCCGCTGATTTTCGTGAGGATGCACAGGCGCACATGCGACAAATTAGCGCGGCTGGCAAGGTGCCCCTGCTGGTAGGCGGCACCATGCTGTATTTCAAGCAATTGATGGAAGGCGTTGCCAATCTTCCCTCGGCGGATTCGGCTATCCGTCAACAGCTTGAGGATCAGTGTCAGGCGGAGGGGCTTTTGGTGCTCCATAAGCGCTTGGCGCAGGTTGATGCGCTGTCCGCTGAGCGCATTCATCCTAATGATCCTCAGCGCATTATGCGCGCGCTGGAAGTTTATTACGTCAGCGGACGGCCGATGAGCGAACTTTGGGCAGAGCAGCAGCCGGAAACCTTTCCATGGCGGGTGCTGTCGATAGCTTTAGCGCCTAATGATCGCAGCTTCTTGCATCGGCGTATCGAGCAGCGCTTTGAACTAATGCTGGGCGAAGGCTTGATAAATGAAGTCGCCGCCCTCAAAAAGCGTAATGACTTACATTCAGGCTTGCCTGCTATGAAAAGCGTTGGCTATCGCCAAGTCTGGGAATATCTGGATGGCGAGTACGATTATGCCACTCTCGTTGAGCGTGGCGTCATAGCTACGCGCCAGCTTGCTAAGCGTCAATTGACGTGGTTAAGAAGCTGGCCTGAGTTAACGTGGGTAGATTCGCAGCGTGACGATGTGTTCGATAACGTGCTGAAAATCGTGCGTGAAAGCGGTGCTTAG
- the hflK gene encoding FtsH protease activity modulator HflK — protein MAWNEPGGGNKHDPWSSGGRRGGSDGDRSQDGNNGGNNGGGNNNGNKGGNNQGPPDLDEALKKFQEKLSGIFGGGKKSGGKKSDGGGSGKNRNPLALPGLLIVVALAIWAAMGFYLVDQSERGVVLRFGEFQGIVDPGLQWNPPLIDEVRMVNVTRVRSLTQMQSMLTRDENIVEVEISAQYQVANPRDFVLNVRDPAISIENALDSALRHVVGGTDMIDILTSGREILGSSVSSRLQSYLDNYGAGIRLQTINIESTSAPGPVIDAFDDVIRAREDRQRTINEGMAYANAIIPAAQGQAQRVVEQGQGYRESVVAEAQGQANRFNSLLTEYRNSPETMRERMYLDTIEDVFSSTPKVLLDVSENAPLMYLPLDQMRGGSGGNRTGSSSNSSSDGSQEQLDPDVIERLRSTQSSSSGNTNSSSIRREGR, from the coding sequence ATGGCCTGGAATGAGCCTGGTGGTGGGAACAAGCACGACCCGTGGAGCAGCGGCGGCCGACGTGGTGGAAGCGACGGCGACAGAAGCCAAGATGGCAACAACGGCGGCAATAACGGCGGTGGCAACAACAATGGTAATAAAGGGGGCAATAACCAAGGCCCGCCTGACCTTGATGAAGCGCTGAAGAAATTCCAGGAAAAGCTTAGCGGCATCTTTGGCGGTGGCAAGAAGAGCGGCGGTAAAAAAAGTGATGGGGGCGGTAGCGGTAAAAACCGTAATCCTCTTGCTTTGCCAGGTCTGCTGATTGTCGTTGCGCTGGCTATCTGGGCTGCCATGGGTTTCTACCTCGTTGACCAATCTGAGCGCGGCGTTGTACTGCGCTTCGGTGAATTCCAGGGGATTGTCGACCCAGGCCTTCAGTGGAACCCACCGCTGATAGACGAAGTGCGTATGGTTAACGTGACGCGGGTGCGTTCGCTGACACAAATGCAGTCGATGCTGACGCGTGATGAAAATATTGTAGAAGTGGAAATTTCGGCGCAGTACCAGGTCGCTAACCCTCGCGATTTTGTACTAAACGTGCGTGATCCCGCCATTTCGATTGAAAACGCGCTGGACTCTGCACTGCGTCACGTGGTCGGCGGTACCGATATGATCGATATCCTTACCTCTGGGCGTGAAATTTTGGGCAGCTCTGTGTCAAGTCGTCTGCAGTCTTACCTCGACAACTATGGTGCCGGTATTCGTCTGCAAACTATCAACATTGAGTCTACCTCTGCGCCTGGGCCCGTTATCGATGCCTTTGATGACGTTATCCGCGCTCGTGAGGATCGTCAGCGTACGATCAACGAAGGGATGGCTTATGCGAACGCTATCATTCCTGCGGCTCAAGGTCAGGCGCAGCGTGTGGTAGAGCAGGGTCAAGGTTATCGCGAATCGGTTGTCGCCGAGGCGCAGGGTCAGGCCAACCGATTTAACTCGCTGTTGACCGAGTACCGTAATTCGCCTGAGACCATGCGTGAGCGTATGTACTTAGACACGATCGAAGACGTGTTCAGCAGTACGCCTAAAGTGCTGTTAGACGTCAGCGAGAACGCGCCTTTGATGTATCTCCCGCTAGATCAGATGCGTGGCGGCAGCGGCGGTAATCGAACTGGCTCGTCGTCTAATAGCAGTAGTGATGGCAGTCAAGAGCAATTAGATCCTGATGTGATTGAGCGTTTGCGCAGCACGCAGAGCAGCTCTTCAGGCAATACCAATAGTAGCTCCATCCGCAGGGAGGGCCGGTAA
- the hflX gene encoding ribosome rescue GTPase HflX: MFFERPDAGETAVLVHVDFHDEQKREDPGEFLELVRSAGAEPATLLTASRHRPDSRTFIGSGKLEELRALLAAHKAELVIFNHSLSPSQERNVEQELKCRVLDRTGLILDIFAQRARTHEGKLQVELAQLEYMSTRLVRGWTHLERQKGGIGLRGPGETQLETDRRLLRGRIKSIHKRLDKVRSQRDQNRRARARAEIHSVSLVGYTNAGKSTLFNALTNADVYAADQLFATLDPTLRRLEIADVGPVVMADTVGFIRHLPHKLVEAFQATLQEASEASLLVHVIDAADPDRELNVKQVELVLKEIGANDVPVLKVMNKIDRLGSAPRIERDGQGVPEVVWLSAQEGQGLDLLHEALSERLANDVIGFSLTLSPEQGKLRAGLHELNAVRTESFDEQGHSVLGVRLPRRDFNQLMAQLGERANTYLPKALRETDEW; this comes from the coding sequence TTGTTTTTCGAACGCCCAGACGCCGGTGAAACGGCAGTTCTTGTTCACGTTGATTTCCATGATGAACAAAAACGTGAAGACCCGGGTGAGTTTTTAGAGCTCGTGCGCTCTGCTGGTGCAGAGCCTGCGACTCTACTCACTGCTAGCCGACATCGTCCAGATTCGCGCACTTTTATTGGATCCGGTAAGTTGGAAGAGTTGCGGGCATTGCTTGCGGCTCATAAAGCAGAACTGGTCATCTTCAACCATAGCTTAAGCCCCTCTCAAGAGCGCAATGTTGAGCAAGAGCTCAAATGCCGAGTGTTAGACCGTACCGGTCTTATTCTCGATATCTTTGCGCAGCGGGCACGAACTCATGAAGGTAAGCTGCAGGTAGAGCTTGCCCAGCTTGAATATATGTCTACTCGCTTAGTGCGAGGCTGGACACACCTAGAGCGCCAAAAGGGCGGTATTGGCCTGCGCGGCCCGGGTGAGACACAGCTTGAAACTGACCGACGCCTATTGCGTGGTCGGATTAAATCGATTCATAAGCGGCTTGATAAAGTGCGTAGCCAGCGAGACCAGAATCGTCGCGCCCGCGCTCGCGCTGAAATCCACAGCGTCTCGTTAGTGGGTTATACCAACGCCGGTAAGTCAACGTTGTTTAACGCGTTAACCAACGCCGATGTGTATGCCGCGGATCAGCTGTTCGCAACGCTGGACCCGACGCTACGCCGCCTGGAAATTGCAGACGTTGGCCCTGTGGTTATGGCAGATACGGTTGGTTTTATTCGCCATTTACCACATAAGCTGGTTGAGGCGTTTCAGGCAACGCTGCAGGAGGCGTCCGAAGCTTCACTGCTGGTGCATGTTATTGACGCCGCGGATCCTGACCGCGAACTCAACGTGAAGCAGGTAGAGTTAGTGCTAAAAGAGATCGGTGCTAACGATGTGCCGGTGCTCAAGGTTATGAATAAAATTGATAGGCTGGGCAGCGCGCCGCGCATAGAGCGTGATGGCCAGGGCGTCCCGGAAGTCGTTTGGCTCTCGGCGCAGGAAGGGCAAGGCCTTGATTTGCTGCACGAAGCGCTCAGTGAGCGGTTGGCAAACGATGTCATTGGCTTTTCGCTGACACTCAGTCCTGAGCAAGGTAAGCTGCGTGCAGGGTTGCATGAGCTTAATGCCGTTCGCACAGAGTCCTTTGATGAGCAGGGTCATTCTGTATTGGGTGTGCGCCTGCCACGGCGTGATTTTAATCAGCTGATGGCGCAACTGGGCGAGCGCGCCAATACGTATCTACCTAAAGCACTACGTGAAACCGATGAGTGGTAG
- the hfq gene encoding RNA chaperone Hfq, with product MSKGQSLQDPYLNILRKERIPVSIFLVNGIKLQGQIESFDQFVILLRNTVSQMVYKHAISTVVPSRNVRLPAPDLAEQDAEI from the coding sequence ATGTCCAAAGGGCAGTCCCTTCAAGATCCTTACTTGAATATTTTGCGCAAGGAGCGCATTCCGGTCTCTATCTTTTTGGTCAACGGCATTAAGCTGCAGGGCCAGATTGAATCGTTTGACCAGTTTGTTATCTTATTGCGTAATACCGTCAGCCAGATGGTTTATAAACACGCTATTTCTACGGTTGTGCCTTCTCGCAATGTACGCTTGCCTGCGCCAGATCTGGCAGAGCAGGATGCAGAGATTTAA